The genomic segment TCTCGGCGGCCTTGGTGACGATACCGGCGGCCTCGTTGCGCTTCTTGCCCAGGTCGTCCATGACCTGCCACAGCTTCAGGTAGTTCTGGATGCCCTCCTTGTAGGCATCCGCGGCGCGGCGCATCTCCGCCAGCTGGCGCAGGTTCACTTCCTGCCGGGTGATGGCGCGGATGGCCTGCTCCTTGGAGGCGATGGCGTCGAAAAGCTTCATGGAATTCTGGATGGACTTCACGTCGCGAAAGAACATGCCGCGCAGGGTGGTCATGCGCAGGTCGAAGATGACCTCGATGATGTCCCCGGCCATGTCGATTTTGTCGGCGCGGTCCTTGACTTTGGCGGAGTCCGCGTTCGGTTGGGAGAGCAGCTCGGCCAAGACTTTTTGCTGGCTTTCACGGTAGTCCGAGGCGTTTTTGAGGAAGGTCGCAGCGGCCTGGGTCATGGTCGCCAGGGTGGCGTCCATGCCCTTGTCGGTATCGCGGGACTGCTGCCCGAGCTTCTTGTAGTCGGCCAGCGCGGCAGTGGCGCCTTCCGCATTTTCCTTGAGCCTCGCGAGCCCGGGATACTTCTGAGCCAAATCCTTGGCCTGGACCAGGGATTTCTCCGTATCCGCGATGGCCTTCACCGCCTCATCCCAATAGGAGTCAATGCCCGAAAGCGCGTAGCTGCGCATGGCAAGCATGGTCTGCAGGGCGTTGCGCTCCACGTTGTTGGCCACGGCCACTTCGGGCGCGATCTCCTGGGCCAGCCGGTCCGCCTGCTTGCCCACGCTCATCATGTTGACCATGGCCATGCCGCCCAGCAGGGCCGCGATGAGGATGAGTACGCCGAACCCCAGGCCGATCTTCATTCCGAGCTTCAAGTTGCGCATGCTGGCTCCCTCTGGGAAGAGTTCTTACGAATGATTCTTAATTATTGTCATTGATTGCGGACCTTACTGATATCCAAAAGCCCCGTACAGGTCCAGCGAAAGCGCAAAAGCGTCGCTTCGTCACGAAAATATGTCTGCTGGGGTACAATCCGGACTTCCCGGTGGACAACCTGCTGAAAACAATCGCCGCACGAGCGGCCGACGACGGGCTCAAACAGCGAAAGGGAAATACAGGCCCCTGCAACCCGCAGGGAAACCATTGGTCGTGGGATGTTGTCATGGCCTTTCGCCAGGGCTGACCGCAGGATGCAGCACCGCGCCGGGAGAGCGCGCGCCACGGCGACCGTGCGCCCGCCCCGGGAGCCCCCTCAGGCCCCGGCCAGGGAGCGCCAGAGGCCCTCCCACCAGGGGCCGAAGCGTTCGCCCCCGAGGAGGCAGGGGCCAAGCACCACGTCGGGGTCGAAGGTCCACAGCTCGCGGCCGGGCACCTCGCCCATGCGCAGGGCGGCTTCGGGGGTGGCCAGCACGTGGGGGCAGCGCATGCGCGCGGCCTCGGCGGCCACCTGGGCAAGATCCTGTTTCGTGAAGCGGTGGGAGGCGGGAAAGGTGACGCTCATGCGCGGGGGCAGGCCCAGGAAGGCCTGCGCCGCCTTGGCGGCCACCTCCTGGTTGGACTGCGCGGCCACCAGCACGTAGGGTTCGCCGCCCAGGTTCTCGGCGTGGAGCCCGTCGGAGCGGCGCAGACGCCAGATGCCCGGATGCACGGTGAACACCGGACGTCCCAGGTGTCCGAGCCGACGCTCGGCCAGGGGCCTGCGCAGGGCGAATTCGTCGGGCCAGGCGTGCAGGATGAAGCAGGAGGCCCTGCCCAGGGCGTGCGCGCCCTCGGCCCAGTCTCCGGCGGGAAACACGCGGTTCCAGCCCTTGTCCAGGTCGCGCGGGCCGAGAAGCACGATGTCGGCGTCGCGGCGCAGCTCCGGGCGCGAGAACATGCCGTGGAGCAGGAAGAGGTCCGGCTTTACGGCGTTCCAGGCGGACTTGCCCGCGCGGGCGGGCTTGTCGTCCACCAGGATCACGGCCTCCGGGCGGTAGCGGGCCAGCAGGGCGGCCTCGGCCCCACACTCGGCCGGGGGCGTGTCGGGCTTCACGGAAAGCGGCATGTGCTGGGGCGAGCCCTCGCCCGGCCCGGCCAGGAGCACGGGCGTGAGCCCCCGGGCGGCGGCCCATCCCAGGAGCCAGGCGCTCACGAGCACCTTGCCCCTGGCCTCGGGGTCGATGCCGCAGACGCCCACGGCGGGGGCCGGGGGCTTCCAGGAGGGGAGCGGCCCCTTCTCGTGCAGGGCGCGTCGCAGGCGCGCGGCCAGGGACGCCGCCGCCCCGGCGGGGGTGAAGAGAGGGCGCAGGCGCTGCTGCCAGGCGTGGAGTTCTTGCATGGGGAAAGGGGCCGGGGAGGCTCTCGCCGCCCCGGCCGGGACGGTTCTAGTCGCGGTTGCCGCCGAAGAGGCGCAGCATGATCAGGAACAGGTTGATGAAGTCCAGGTAGAGGGTCAGCGCGCCCAGGATGGAGCCCCGGCGCAGGGCGGCCTGGTCGCCCATGGGGGCGGCCTCGCCCATGTCCTTGAGGCGCTGGGTGTCGTAGGCGGTGAGGCCGGTGAAGATGAGCACGCCCACGCAGTCGATGATGAAGCTCATCATGGAGCTCTTCAGGAAGATGTTCACCACCATGGCCAGCAGCATGCCGATGAGGCCCATGAAGAGGAAGCTGCCCAGGGAGGTGAGGTCGCGCTTGGTGACCATGCCGTAGAGGCTCATGGCCAGGAACATGCCCGCGCTCACGGCGAAGGCCGAGGCGATGGTGGTGGCCGTGTAGGCGATGAAGACGCCCGAGAGCGTGAGCCCGTTGAGCCCGCTGTAGGCCAGGAACATGCCCGTGGCCGTGCCCGGGGCCAGGGTGGCGATGCGCGCCGAGAGGAACATCACCAGGCCCAGCTCGGCCAGCACCAGGACGATCAGGGCCACGGGATTGAACACCAGCTGGAGCATGGCGGGGCTCGACGCCACGGCCACCGCCACCACGGCGGTAAGCCCCAGGCCAGCGGCCATCCAACCGTAGACGCCGCGCATGAAGGCGCTGAGCGCCTGGGCGCGGGACATGGTCTGCTGGGCGTTGTAGGCGTTGTACATCGTCGTTCTCCTTCTAAATTGATCCAATGGATAGGAGCATATATAGCACAAGGTCCGCCGCTGGCAAGTGCCGGGTCATCCCGGCCGGGCCGAACGCGACTCCTCCAGGCAGTGTCGCAGCGCGGCGCGCAGGCGTTCGACCTCCTGACGGGCCTGGGCAAGCTCCGTCACGTCGAAGTGCTGCACCACCACGGAATTCACGCTGCCGTCGGGCCCGAACACGGGATGGAGCACCGTCTCCAGGGTGTAGGTGACGTCGGGGGCGTCCATGTGCAGGTGGGAGGCGTTGAACTCGTAGGCCGCCATGCGCACGGTCTCGCCCTTGAGGGCGCTGTCGAAGCACTCGGGCACGCCCAGCATGATCAGGCCCGGCTCGGTGTAGATGCAGAAGTCCGGCGAGGGAGACTCCTTCCCGGCCACGGCCTGGGCGACCTTGTTGGCGCGCAGCACCTTGCCCTGGTGGTCCAGCCAGATTTGCATCACGGGGGAGTTGTCGAAGATGCCCTGGAAGGCGTCGCGCTCGGCCTCCACCAGGGCGCGCACCCGGCGGCTGGCCAGGGCCGCCGCTTCCAGGGCCGCAACCTTGCGGCGCAGCTGAAGGGCTTCTTCCTGCCAGTCCCCGGAGCCGGGAGCGTCGTGGGTCGTCATGGTGCCATCATGCCGCCGTTGGCGACCCGAGGTCAAGGGGCGGCGACCATGCGCGCGGCCAGATGGTCCATGTAGTCCAGTTCGTCGGACAGCATGGGGGCGTCCGCCTTGCGCAGCCACTCCGAGAGCCAGCCCAGGCGCGAGGCCAGCACGGCCGCGTCCAGCCAGGGCGCAAGGGAGAGCTCCAGGAGATCGCTCCCGCGCAGTTCCCGGGCGAAAGCCTCGACGAAAGGCGCGCTGCGGTCTCCCCGGGCCTCCAGGAGCACGCAGCCCAGACAGTTGGCCGCGTCGTCCAGCGCGGGGCGCGCCCCGGCGAACTCCCAGTCGATGACCCCCAGGGGGCCGTCCGCCCCCCAGACCACGTTGAGGGGGTGAAGGTCGCCGTGGGCCAGGGCGCGAGGCAGCCCGGGCCAGGCCTCCAGATAGGGCGACAAGGCCTTGAGCACGGGGCCCAGGCGCGCGTGGACGCCCGGGCGGTGCTGCGCCAGGCGCGCGGAGAGCGCGCGGGCGTATTCGGGCAGGTCCAGGGCGAAGAGTCCGCCGGGCAGGGC from the Fundidesulfovibrio magnetotacticus genome contains:
- a CDS encoding PAS domain-containing protein, producing the protein MTTHDAPGSGDWQEEALQLRRKVAALEAAALASRRVRALVEAERDAFQGIFDNSPVMQIWLDHQGKVLRANKVAQAVAGKESPSPDFCIYTEPGLIMLGVPECFDSALKGETVRMAAYEFNASHLHMDAPDVTYTLETVLHPVFGPDGSVNSVVVQHFDVTELAQARQEVERLRAALRHCLEESRSARPG
- a CDS encoding Bax inhibitor-1/YccA family protein; amino-acid sequence: MYNAYNAQQTMSRAQALSAFMRGVYGWMAAGLGLTAVVAVAVASSPAMLQLVFNPVALIVLVLAELGLVMFLSARIATLAPGTATGMFLAYSGLNGLTLSGVFIAYTATTIASAFAVSAGMFLAMSLYGMVTKRDLTSLGSFLFMGLIGMLLAMVVNIFLKSSMMSFIIDCVGVLIFTGLTAYDTQRLKDMGEAAPMGDQAALRRGSILGALTLYLDFINLFLIMLRLFGGNRD
- a CDS encoding phosphotransferase enzyme family protein, whose translation is MTPYHDLLSSFGVDFARARQDLPVPGSPERCLRRQVVEDASGALWLLERIGPAQAARREALGRLLEALEARGLDRLAPYRRVPGGGHVLRDWAGLWQLSPFVTGREPERPGYLERPGPARELARWLARLRRASLGLALPGGLFALDLPEYARALSARLAQHRPGVHARLGPVLKALSPYLEAWPGLPRALAHGDLHPLNVVWGADGPLGVIDWEFAGARPALDDAANCLGCVLLEARGDRSAPFVEAFARELRGSDLLELSLAPWLDAAVLASRLGWLSEWLRKADAPMLSDELDYMDHLAARMVAAP
- a CDS encoding tetraacyldisaccharide 4'-kinase translates to MQELHAWQQRLRPLFTPAGAAASLAARLRRALHEKGPLPSWKPPAPAVGVCGIDPEARGKVLVSAWLLGWAAARGLTPVLLAGPGEGSPQHMPLSVKPDTPPAECGAEAALLARYRPEAVILVDDKPARAGKSAWNAVKPDLFLLHGMFSRPELRRDADIVLLGPRDLDKGWNRVFPAGDWAEGAHALGRASCFILHAWPDEFALRRPLAERRLGHLGRPVFTVHPGIWRLRRSDGLHAENLGGEPYVLVAAQSNQEVAAKAAQAFLGLPPRMSVTFPASHRFTKQDLAQVAAEAARMRCPHVLATPEAALRMGEVPGRELWTFDPDVVLGPCLLGGERFGPWWEGLWRSLAGA